The following proteins are co-located in the Halictus rubicundus isolate RS-2024b chromosome 1, iyHalRubi1_principal, whole genome shotgun sequence genome:
- the Naxd gene encoding NAD(P)HX dehydratase, with the protein MTTSASVDERMLKGIRRIIPNLNNVKYKGQDGRIGIFGGSMEYTGAPFFAAMSALRTGCDLVHIFCVKDASIPLKSFSPEPIVHPVLDQYDAVKQIRPWLDRLHVIIIGPGLGRDDKVFKIIVELISICRDMKKPLVIDADGLFLISQKPDIIKEYPGVILTPNAMEFSRLMKGVLDKSVQPSPIVKATDVKHLAEALGKNVIILHKGSKDVIADGHKGTEAVSCGLAGSGRRCGGQGDLLVGALAVFWWWAICAGSCESSLSAPIAASYAASRLVRECNSSVYKIKQRGMLTSDILEQIQPVFARIFETHCNK; encoded by the coding sequence ATGACCACATCAGCGTCAGTAGATGAGCGTATGTTAAAAGGAATAAGAAGAATAATTCCAAATttaaacaatgttaaatataaAGGACAAGATGGTAGAATTGGTATATTTGGTGGTAGTATGGAATACACTGGTGCGCCATTCTTTGCAGCTATGAGTGCACTTCGCACTGGATGCGATTTAGTGCATATATTTTGTGTAAAAGATGCCAGCATTCCTTTAAAGTCATTTAGTCCAGAGCCTATTGTACACCCAGTCTTAGATCAATACGATGCTGTTAAACAAATAAGACCTTGGCTAGATCGTCTGCATGTAATTATTATTGGCCCTGGTCTTGGTAGGGATGACaaagtatttaaaataattgtcGAATTGATTTCCATCTGTCGAGACATGAAGAAGCCATTGGTGATTGATGCCGATGGATTATTCTTAATTAGTCAAAAACCTGATATTATAAAAGAATATCCAGGTGTCATACTGACGCCAAATGCTATGGAATTCAGTCGCCTAATGAAAGGTGTGCTTGACAAATCTGTTCAACCTTCGCCAATAGTCAAAGCTACCGATGTTAAACACTTGGCGGAAGCActtggaaaaaatgttataattttgcataaagggtCGAAAGATGTAATCGCAGATGGGCACAAAGGTACAGAAGCAGTGTCATGTGGCTTGGCCGGTTCTGGTCGACGATGTGGTGGGCAAGGAGATTTACTGGTTGGCGCATTAGCTGTGTTTTGGTGGTGGGCAATTTGCGCAGGAAGTTGCGAAAGTTCTTTATCAGCTCCAATAGCTGCTAGTTATGCTGCATCAAGATTAGTAAGAGAATGCAACTCATCTGTATACAAGATAAAGCAGAGAGGGATGCTAACCTCTGACATATTGGAGCAAATACAACCTGTTTTTGCAAGAATCTTTGAAACACATTGCAACAAGTGA